The DNA sequence TCGCTGGCATAACCTCGTTGAAGTTTTCCTTGATTTTTTTGTGCAATTTGACTGAGGTCGCAACATTATTGATTGGGTATATGTCAATATTTGTCAGCCCGAGTTCTACAGCTTTATCGATGTCCGCCAGGGTCTGACTCTCCCCGCTCCCGTTCATCCCATACATGATGTCACACAGGACATTCTTAAAATTTGGAACCAGTAGTGCGGCCGCTCTCTCGATTTCGCCAATATCGTCATTTAGGTTGAATAGTTTTCGCCACATCGGATCTATTGTTTGCAATCCAAATCGCGCATGTGTAACACCGATGTCAGATAGAGCAATGACACGCTCCTTGTTGACGCTTGATACGTTAAATTCAAAAGAAAATTCGTCAACTGTCGACATGTCGAAGTGGCGATGTAAGGATTCGCCGATATCGTAGATGTTTTTCGGGGACAGTAGTGAGGGCGTTCCGCCACCGAAAAATACCGCCTTGACCGGAACTTTCTTGTAGTCAATCAATCTTGATTTGTACTCTATTTCCTTTAATAGAACAGCGGTGTATCTATTTATATCTTCCTTATCCTTATATAGTCCGCGAGTAAAGGGGCAGAACGAGCAAATTGCTTCGCAAAAGGGAATGTGAAAGTACAGAGCGCGTGAATTTGCCTTTTCATTTGCCGTAGTCAATATCTGCGACAGTTGGCTCTCAGAGGATTGAAAGACTTTTAACGACTGCGAAGGGAAGAAGAAATTGTAAAGTGGAAATTGATAGTCGAACTTCACAAGGCCGTTATTGATAAGTTTCATTTCCATTCCTTCCCTTGCAGTGCAGGGTACAGGCCGTCCTACAAGACGACACGATAACTGTCCGGACATCCATGTCGATGAAATTAATAACCCCAAGTAGCATTGGGTTTTGTCCTGTGGCACGATTTCCACAACTTATAATTGCCCGGCGTAAAGCAAAAGGGGAGGGAAGTTTCCCTCCCTCCCCTGGCTATTACCACATGCAAACGCCCTTGGTGGTAACGTCGGTTACATCAGTTTCGAACAGTTCAATTGCGGATTTCATATATATTTCCTGTTTTTATATGAGTAATGATGTCCCGTGTTCCTAGGACATTTGGAATCTAAGCTTGGGTATCAGCATTCGTCAAATCTGCGTGAGTAACTAATTATTACTTAGTGGTCGCAACGGTAGAGTGTAATAGCTGACCTTTTCGGTAAAGTGTTGCGTTTATGTCCAATTACGAACTAAGTGTTGTGAAACCTCTTTTCCTACAAATCCTTCATATACACACTGTTTAAGCGGTTGAAATAACGACGCTTTTTAGGTTGTGTACGAAATGTCCTTCAGAAAAAAGATCGCTGCGATGTTTGGCTGGTGGCTAACATGGCAAAGCGTTACGCACTCACCGATTCTGCTTGGGAATTGATCGGGATTTGGTTGCTGGTGCGAACTTGCTTTAACAGCTATTCGAGGATCTGTGGCACGCTGCGCTGTTGAAAGATCCGCCAGTTGGAACCGCAGATTGGCCCGGGCCAGTTCGGGCTCGATCTCGCTCCGGTACCATTGCGGCGATGGCCGGTATTGCCCTGTTCGAAGCGACTGGTCAGGCCATGGACATGGCGGTGCCGAATGTTCGGTGCGACGAGTTGATCCAGCAGAGTCGCGAAGTCGGCGTTGGCCGGGCATGGCAACTCCTGCTTTTTATTCCCAGGGGCGGGTTTAAAAGCCTCGCGTAAATGGCGCAGCGGCCATGCGTGACAAGGGTTACTGCGACTACAACTGGTGGCACCAGCTGCAGAGCAAGGGCGCTTTCTTCGTCACCCGGCTGAAGAAAAACGCCAACATCAAGGTGCTGCACGCGCACTCAACCGTGGCCGACCACAGCCCGGTCATGACCGATGAAGTCGTTCAGTTCGGCAAAAAGCATCTGGGCGGCAAACGCCTGAATGACTATCGAGACGAACCGGTAAGACGCGTCATGGTGGAGCGCGAGGGGCATGCGACGCCATTGATCCTGGTGACCAACGACTTCTCGCGAACGGCCGAACAAATCGCTGACTTGTATAAAGATCGCTGGAAGATCGAGCTGTTTTTCAAGTGGATCAAGCAACATCTGAAACTCAAACGCTTCTATGCCTGCTCCGAAAACGCCGTGCGCCTGCAGATTTACAGTGCCTTGATCAGCTACTTGTTGCTGCACCTTTTCCACCGGCGCTCCGGGTTTCCCGGCTCGTTGTTTGAGCTGACGGTTCGCATTGCTCATGTCTTGCATGAACGGCCTGCTACCCAGGAATTTAAAGCCCGACGAAGGCAGGAGCGAGAAAAGCTAAAGGCTGCCCAAGGCAGCCTTTAGCTATGAAACAAGTTTACCGGACACTAGTGATGCGGAGCGTGGGAACGAGAAGGGAACGAGAACTGGTCGTGTGTGGAGCTGATGCAGATCAGCCAGAGGCTGGTTCGCTGAGCAGCAGTTGGGCAGGTACGCCGAGGAGGTCCAGGCAGGGGGGATTGCGCGCAGGTCCGTCTGCACGGAGCCCTTGGGGTGCGTGGTCGAAGGATGAATGTAGTGAAAGTCTTTTCCGCTAACAGTTGGGTTACAAGCCCGTAGCTCATGAGATACGGGCTTGTGGCAGCCCTCAGAATTTTGCTGCGGCTCCGCGCGAGTTGGGGTAGTCCAGTTGCTGCGCGATTTGGTCTTTGATCAGCAACCTCTTCTCCTTGAGTTTCTTTAGTTCGTCATCCGCGGCTGCTTGCGATTCTTTATCCAGGACCTCTGCGTCGACCGTGTGATATTTGCTCAGGAGCGTGTCGAGCTTGGGGTCAGTTTTCCTGCGGTTTTCGATCTCTTCCTTTGACCGCTTCAAATCCTCGTACAGATTATGTCTTACCGGCATCTCGTCACCTCTCCGTGTTTCGTGCAGGAGTCATGAGACCTTCAGGATAGTCTTGATTTGGCCGTTGGTCGCTCCTTTCGGTCGGATCAATCCGGAGGCGGGGAGTGTTGCCACTCGATTAGTTTGCAACAGGCCGCTAGTCTTCAGGTTCCTCCCCATGGATAAGCGTAATCGTCATGCCCCACCTTCATCTGGAATACACCCAAAACCTGCCAGAGCTGGACGCCGACAAGGTGTTGCTGAGGCTCAATCATGTGCTGCTGGCCAGCGGGCAGTTCAGCAATGAGGTGGACATCAAGAGCCGGGCGATCGAATTGGGCGTCTTTCGGGTCGGCACCGCGATGGCCGAGCGGGGGTTCGTGCATGTAAAGCTGGCGATACTCAGCGGGCGCTCGCCGGAGGTGAAGAAACAGGTGTCCGAAAGCCTCCTGGCGGCCTTGCGTGAGGCTGTGCAGTGGCCGGCCGATGTGGACGTTCAGCTGTGCGTGGAGATACTGGACATCGACCGCGATTCGTACTCCAAGATGCACCTGGCGGCGATTTAGGACCGGTCGCAGGGGCAGGGTTGTCCTGGCCTGCCTCTGAACCAAAGCTGTTGGCAACGCACCGACCGCACCGGTCCCACGCCTAGCCGGGCCAGCGCTTTTCAGCAGTGCTCTTGTCGAGTCAATGCCCAGTATTGGCCTGCGCCGATATATACTGCGCGCCATTGTTCGAGGGAGAGCCTTGTGGCCATCGATATTCACTGGATTCGCGACGACGCCAGCCTTGCCAGCCATTGTGCGCAGTGGCTGGGTTTGCCGTATGTTGCACTCGACACCGAGTTCATGCGCGTTGATACCTTTTTCCCGATCGCCGGTTTGATCCAGGTCGGGGATGGTGCGCGCGCCTATTTGATCGACCCCTTGCTGATCAGCGACTGGACCCCCTTGGTGGGCCTGCTGGAAAACCCGGCGGTGATCAAGGTGCTGCACGCCTGCAGCGAAGACCTGGAAGTGTTGCTGCGCCTGACCGGTACCCTGCCGACGCCGCTGTTCGACACGCAACTGGCGGCGGCTTATTTGAACCTCGGCTTCTCCATGGGTTATTCGCGCCTGGTGCAGGAAGTGCTGGGTATCGAGTTGCCCAAGGGCGAGACGCGGTCGGATTGGTTGAAGCGCCCACTGTCGGACACCCAGATCAGCTACGCCGCCGAAGACGCCGTACACCTGGCCGAAGTCTACGAAAAGCTGCGCCCGCAATTGTCCGACGATAAGTTCGGCTGGGTGCTCGAGGACGGTGCCGAGCTGGTGGCGCAATTGCGTCGCGAGATCGATCCCAATGAGCTGTACCGTGACGCCAAGCTGGCCTGGAAGCTGTCGCGCGCTCAACTGGCGGTGCTGCGTGAGCTCTGCGCCTGGCGTGAGCGTGAGGCCCGCGCCCGGGACCTGCCGCGCAACCGCGTCATTCGCGAGAACGCCCTGTGGCCGTTGGCCAGGACCCAGCCGGACAACCTGGCGACCTTGGCCAGGATCGAGGACATGCACCCGCGCACCGTGCGTCAGGACGGCGAGTTCCTGCTCGGCCTGATCAAGCAGGCCGCCAGCGTCCCGCCTGCGGACTGGCCCCCGGCGCTGCCCGAGCCGCTGCCGATCGAAGCCTCGGCGGTGCTCAAGCAACTGCGCGCTATCGGCCAGGCCGAGGCCGAGCGCCTGAACATCGCGCCCGAGCTGATGCTGCGCAAGAAAACCCTGGAAGCATTGCTCAAGAGCGGCTATCCCAACGGTCCCTACCAACTGCCTGATTCGTTGCGCGGCTGGCGGCGCGAACTGATGGGCCAGGCGCTGCTCGACAGCCTCGCCTCTGCCGGAGAACAGTAATGAAACGCATTTGTTCGATCTACAAAAGCCCACGCCGCAACGAGATGTACCTCTATGTTCTGAAGGCCGACGGCCTTGAGCGCGTACCCGAGGGCCTGTTGCCGGCCTTTGGCAAGCCGCAGCATGCCTTTGACCTGGTCCTGTCGCCCGAGCGCAAGCTGGCGCGCGAGGATATAGCTCTGGTGCTGGCGAACCTCGAGAAGCAGGGCTATCACCTGCAGATGCCGCCGGCCGAGGATGAGTACATCGAGCACTTGCCCGAAGAACTGTTGCGCCGTAACGATCCGGTCTGATTCAGCCACAGCGACTGTTTGCAGCGATAATCGACAGGTATTTCCACTGGGGCCGGCAACGGGATATTCCCGCTGCCGGCCGCAGGTTTGAATTTGAAAGGTTTTATCAATCATGCGCGTTCTGATCGCAGAACAGGATTACGCCCTCTACGCCCAACTGCTGCGTGAGGCCGTCCCGGACCTTGAGGTCCTGACCAGTGGCGACTCGGCCGAGCTGGCCGCCCTGGCCGCCGATTGCCCGGTCTGGCTGGGCCAGCCCGATCTTTTGGCGACCCTGCTGCGCCAGGGTCATCAACCCCAGTGGCTGCAATCGACTTGGGCCGGTATCACGCCGTTGCTCGCCGAGGGTGTGCCGCGCCATTACCGCCTGACGCGCGCCGTTGGCATTTTTGGTCAAGTGATGGCCGAGTACGTGCTGACCTATATGCTCGGGCATGAGCGTGAAGTCCTGCCGCGGCTGGTCAGCCAGGTCGAGCGCAAGTGGGACAACCGCCCAGGCCGGAGCCTGGCCGGGCGCAAGGTGTTGATTGTCGGCGCCGGTGATATTGGCCAGAGCGTTGCCGAGTTTCTGCAGCCGTTCGGCGTGAAGCTGTACGGCGTTGCCAGCCAGGCGCGCAACCAGGCACCGTTCATCGAAGTGGCTGCCCTGGAAGATCTGGGGCGCCTGGTCGGTGAAGCCGATTACGTGATCAATCTGCTGCCCAATACGGCGGCAACCCAGGACCTGTATGACGCGGCCCTGTTCGCACGCTTCAATCCCAATGCGTTGTTCATCAACGCCGGGCGCGGTGTGGCGGTGGTCGATGCCGACCTGGTCGAGGCCTTGAAGCAGGGGCACCTGGCCGGTGCGGTGATCGACGTCTGTCGTCAGGAGCCGCTGCCACAGCGCCATCCGTTCTGGACCGCCTGGGGCTTGTTGTTGACCGGGCACAGTTCGGCGCCGACCTCGCCGCCGGCCATGGTGCAGTTGTTCGTCGACAACCTGCGGGCGTATCAGGCAGGCCAGGCATTGCGTGGCGAAGTGGATTTCCAGCGCGGCTATTGAGAGGGGAGCGGCCCGTGACGCCCGGTGACGGGCCCCACCGCCCCGGCACACTAGACTGACGGCCTTTTTTGCTTGCATCGCTTTTATCGAAACAGGACACCCGTACCATGGCGGCTAAAGTCGAACCCTTCTGGATGCGCAAGACCCTCGAGCAACTCGACCAGGGGGAATGGGAGTCGCTGTGTGACGGCTGTGGTTTGTGCTGCCTGCAAAAGCTCGAAGATGAAGACGACAATACGGTCTATTACACGCGCATCGCCTGCAAGCTGCTGGACCTCAAGACCTGCCAGTGCAGCGATTACGGCAATCGCCGCGCCGTGGTGCCCGATTGCATCCAACTCACGCCGGGCCAGGCCGATCAGTTCAAATGGCTGCCGCCCACCTGTGGCTATCGCCTGGTCAGCGAGGGGCAGGACTTGCCGCTCTGGCACCACCTGGTCTGTGGCGATCGCGAGCAGGTGCACAAGCAGCGGATCTCCCAATCCGGGCGCATGCTCAGCGAGAACAACGTGGCTGAAGATGACTGGGAAGACTATCTGATTTTTCGTGCGGGTTGAGCGCCCGGGGGTTGATGGGCACTGCCACGGGTTGGGTTGAACGGAGTCTGTATGCGTGTGTGTGGCCGACTGGGGTTGGCGTTTTTACTGCTGGTGCTGGGTACGTCGTCGTGGGCGGCGAAAAAGGTCGATCTGGATTACCGCGTTCGCCTGCTGCCGCAGAGCGACCAGGCCGAGGTTCAATTGACCCTGGCACAGGGCGCGGCGGTGCGCAGCCTGGATTTCGACCTGGGCGAGCAGGGTACCTACAGTGATTTCAAGGCCGACGGCAGCTGGCAGTTGCAGGCCGATGCCAGGCGTGGCCAGTGGCATCCGGCAGAGGGCAAGGCCAGCTTGAGCTACCGGGTGCGCATCAGCCGCGCGCACAAGTCCGGCAGCTTCGACAGTCGCATCACCCCGGCCTGGGCATTGTTTCGGGGCGATGACCTGGTGCCGCCGGCGCGTCTCGACCAGCAGGACGGCACCGAATTGGTGGCGCGCCTGACCTTCGAGCTGCCGGCCGGCTGGAAAAGTGTCGAGACCGCCTGGCCGCGCATCGGCAAGCAGCGCTTTCGCATCGACAACGTATCAAGGCTGTTCGACCGCCCGACCGGCTGGATGCTCGCCGGCACCATCGGCAGCCGCCGCACCCGGCTGGGCGAGACCGAAGTCACCGTCGCCGCGCCCCAGGCCCAGGGCATGCGGCGGATGGATGTCCTGACCCTGATGACCTTCGTCTGGCCGCAATTGCAGTCGGTATTCGCGCGTACGCCAGCGAAACTGCTGATTGTCGGTGCCGGCGATCCGATGTGGCGCGGGGCCCAGGGGGCGCACAATTCGATCTTCCTGCACAGTGCGCGGCCGCTTGTCAGCGAAAGCGGTTCCAGCCCGCTGGTGCGCGAGCTGGTGCATGTGTTCGGACGTATACAGGGCAGCGAGCGCAGTGACTGGATCGACAAGGGCCTTGCCGAGTACTACGCCATCGAGCTGGTTCGTCGCGCCGGCGGCATGAGCGAGGAGCGCTACCAGAGCCTGCAAGCGGGCTTGACCAAGGCCGGTCACAAGGTCACCAGCCTGCGCGGCGAGCGCATCAATCAGGCGACGATTGCCCGTGCGGTGTTGTTGCTGCAGGACCTGGACCGCGAAATTCGCCTGAAGACCCACAACAAGCGCTCGCTGGACGATGTTACCCAGGCGTTGATGCGGTTGGGCAAGGTCGGTACTCCCGAGTTCATCCAGCTCAGCGAAAGCGTGATTGGAGAGCCTTCGCGGGTGTTGGAGAGCAAGTTGTTGCAATAGCGGTGAACCGGGAATCCCTGCGGCCGCTGCGACGCTCGGGCGCGTAGCGGCCGCAAAAAGCCCAAGGTCACCGCTTGTTCAGCGCATCCTCATCGGCCTTGAGCGCCTTCAACTCATCACCCGCACGCTCGATCCGCGCACGAACATTGTCGATATCCCGGCGCCCCCTCTCCAGCAAGCTCTTGGCCGAACTGTGCCCGGTAATGCCACGCACCAGTGCGACGCCACCAATGGCAACCTGAATCATCCCGAACAGCCCGCCGCGTCGCAGGCCCTTGCCGACCATGATCACGCCACCGGCAACGGAGCCGGCGCGTTCCCAGCCCTGGACGTTGTGCTCGGGTTTGCTCTGCAAGGGGGTGGATTCGATAAGTGCTGCATGCTTGCTGTCGCTCATGATCGTTCTCCTGGCGGGCGTTGATATTAAGCTGACTGCCGGCACGCCGGGCTGTTCCCTCGGCGTGCGCACTTTCTCACTTGAATTTTGGGCCGGAGCGGGTGTTGTTGCCCTTGGCCATACGATCGTACAGCACCACATTGACCGTGGCTGCCAGGTTCATGCAGCCGGTGGTGGGGATGTAGATGGTGTCTTCGCACCAGTCGCGCACGCTTTGGTCCAGCGAGCCGTCTTCGGGGCCGAAGATATAGATCGCGCGATCAGGGTGCGTGTATTCGGGCAACGGGCGGGCGCCATCGACCAGTTCGACCGCAACGGGCGTGCAGCCCAGCGGGATGATCTTCTGCAGATCGTCGATGCCGATCAGCGGAATGTCATAATGGATACGCTTGGTATCGGTGACGAAGTCGCGGGCGCGTTCATAGCGTTTACCGGTGTAGAACACCGAATTGACGCCGTAGCAGCCTGCAGCACGCATCACCGAGCCGACGTTCTCCGGTGATTTGGGGTTATACAAACCAATGCAGCTGTACCGTTTGTTTGCCACGAGCCGGTGCCTTCACGAAAAAACCGCGATTATAGAGCTTGCCGGCACGTGGTGGTCGGTCAATCGTCTTTCTTCATCAACCCGGCCAGGGCTGCGAAGGGATTGTGCGTTGCCTTGGCGATTTTCGGGGTGCTGAGCGAGCCTTCGGCGTAGTACTGCTGGTCGGTGTAGCGCGAGTGTTCGTTGTCGTGGCAATACAGGCAGAGCAACTCCCAGTTGGAGCCGTCCTGGGGGTTGTTGTCGTGGTTGTGGTCACGATGGTGCACGGTCAGTTCGCTCAGGCGCTTGCCGGAAAACTCACGGGCACAGCGGCCGCACACATGCGGGTACATCTTCAGCGCCTTGTCGCGATAGCCCATCTCACGGTCACGCTGGGCGTCGGCCAGGATGCGGTCCAGCTTGGCGGTATTGGAAGGGGGTGTTGCCGAACTCATGGGTTCACCTTTATTGGCTTGGTACGGTTATAAGGCCAGTTTAGCGCGTTGCTCAGCCTTTGAGTTTTTCCGCGATCCAGATGGTATGGCGGGTGCCCTTGTTGCCGTGGGCGAACACCTGCACTTCTTCGGCCTTGAAGCCGGCCTTGCGCAGTTTCTCGGAAAACTGCCGGTCGGCGCTGGCCGACCAGACCGCCAGCACGCCCTTGGGCCGCAAGGCGCGGGCGCAGGCATTGAGGCCGCCGGCGCAATAGAGCCAGCTGTTGGCTTTCTGGGTCAGGCCTTCGGGGCCATTGTCGACGTCGAGCATGATCGCGTCGAAGCCTTGCGGCTCGGCCTGCAGGACCTTGGCCACATCCTCCTGACGAATGGTCGTGCGCGGGTCCAGCAGTGGCCGACCGGATTTTTCGCCCAGCGGCCCGCGGTTCCATTCGACCACCCCCGGCACCAGCTCGGCGACCACCACCTCGGCAGTCTTGCCCAGGTGCTTGAGCGCCGAGGCCAGGGTAAAGCCCATGCCCAGGCCGCCGATCAGCACCCTTGAGCCGGGCCTGCCGGCCACCTTGCGGCAGGGGATCTCGGCCAGGGCGTCTTCGGAGCCGTGCATGCGGGTATTCATCAATTGCCCGCCATCGCCGCCCTGGATCTTGATGACGAAATCCTCGCCATACTCGAACAGGCACAGGGCACCGCCGTTTTCGGGAATCGGGGTGGTGTCGAGCAGCACAAAACGTTTCATGGATTTCTCATTGGGGGAGGGCAAGTTTGCCGCGTTGGGAGTAGCCTGAAGCAGACACTGTTCGTCTGGCGACGGAGCCATTGGAGCCATTGATGAAGCGTTCGATTGTATCGGTGATTGTCGTTGCCGTGCTCGCTCTAACGACAGCGCAGATGCTGGACCGGCCACCCCCTCCCAGAACCGGCCCGGCCCCGGGTGCGCCCGGGACGCCAACCCCCACGCCTTATCCGCAGGTCGTGGCACCGACGGTGCCCAGGGCCGGCAGCATCGATCGTGGGTCGCCACTGTTGCCGCCGATCAAGGTGCCGGTGCCGCCCAGGGACCAGCCATTGCCTGGGTTGGAGCCGCGCAAGGAGAAACCCGGGGTTCCAGGGGGGTAGTCAGGACCCCATCGCTGGCAAGCCAGCTCCCACAGGGTTTATGCCAGGCCAAATACTAATGTGCACCGGTAATCCTCTGTGGGAGCTGGCTTGCCAGCGATGCGATCTATAGGGCTTACACCACTCCCAACACCTTGAACACAAACCCATACTCCAGCGCCACATCGCGCAACCCCTGGTACCGCCCGCTCATGCCGCCATGCCCGGCACCCAATTCGGTCTTGAGCAACAACAAGTTGTCATCCGTCTTGTGGGCACGCAGTTTCGCCACCCACTTGGCCGCCTCCCAGTACTGCACGCGGCTGTCGTTGTAACCGGCAACCACCAGCAGCGCCGGGTAGGCCTGGGCGCTGACGTTCTCATAGGGCGCATAGGCCTTGATCCGCTCATAAACGGACGGGTCTTGCGGGTTGCCCCACTCGTCGTACTCGGTCACGGTCAACGGCAGCTCGGGGTCGAGCATGGTGTTGAGCACGTCGACGAACGGCACTTCGGCGATGGCGGCCTTGAACAGCTCCGGGCGCTGGTTGAGCACCGCGCCGATCAACAGGCCACCGGCACTGCCGCCACTGATGGCCAGTTGCGCGGGGCTGGTCACGCCAGCCTCGATCAAGTGCTCGGCACAGGCGATGAAGTCGCTGAAGGTGTTGTGCTTGTGTTCCTGCTTGCCCGCCCGGTACCAGGCTTCGCCCAGTTCGCCGCCACCACGTACATGGGCGATGGCAAACGCCACCCCACGCTCGAGCAGGCTCAGGCGGGCGTGGGAGAACCACGGGTCGAGGCTCTCGCCGTAAGCGCC is a window from the Pseudomonas sp. LS1212 genome containing:
- the rnd gene encoding ribonuclease D — protein: MAIDIHWIRDDASLASHCAQWLGLPYVALDTEFMRVDTFFPIAGLIQVGDGARAYLIDPLLISDWTPLVGLLENPAVIKVLHACSEDLEVLLRLTGTLPTPLFDTQLAAAYLNLGFSMGYSRLVQEVLGIELPKGETRSDWLKRPLSDTQISYAAEDAVHLAEVYEKLRPQLSDDKFGWVLEDGAELVAQLRREIDPNELYRDAKLAWKLSRAQLAVLRELCAWREREARARDLPRNRVIRENALWPLARTQPDNLATLARIEDMHPRTVRQDGEFLLGLIKQAASVPPADWPPALPEPLPIEASAVLKQLRAIGQAEAERLNIAPELMLRKKTLEALLKSGYPNGPYQLPDSLRGWRRELMGQALLDSLASAGEQ
- a CDS encoding coproporphyrinogen-III oxidase family protein, producing the protein MKLINNGLVKFDYQFPLYNFFFPSQSLKVFQSSESQLSQILTTANEKANSRALYFHIPFCEAICSFCPFTRGLYKDKEDINRYTAVLLKEIEYKSRLIDYKKVPVKAVFFGGGTPSLLSPKNIYDIGESLHRHFDMSTVDEFSFEFNVSSVNKERVIALSDIGVTHARFGLQTIDPMWRKLFNLNDDIGEIERAAALLVPNFKNVLCDIMYGMNGSGESQTLADIDKAVELGLTNIDIYPINNVATSVKLHKKIKENFNEVMPAMRKLNMKLMIDEHMRQKGFVPYNGHGYVRTSSNSGELITKDYSFIYHEHVYGYEDCDLLGFGVGAISSVAENVITNTPLREKYINKMSEGECICQISHHDAILDTIKPVVLRLPYHGEINKRRAKIEKMPKELMDKVHSLLDAQLITETDDAYKLTRLGYLWYSNIMYYLIPKSEQNILKKLVFEKLNTSGRDITRDELIYSAS
- a CDS encoding 5-carboxymethyl-2-hydroxymuconate Delta-isomerase, producing MPHLHLEYTQNLPELDADKVLLRLNHVLLASGQFSNEVDIKSRAIELGVFRVGTAMAERGFVHVKLAILSGRSPEVKKQVSESLLAALREAVQWPADVDVQLCVEILDIDRDSYSKMHLAAI
- a CDS encoding YcgN family cysteine cluster protein, whose product is MAAKVEPFWMRKTLEQLDQGEWESLCDGCGLCCLQKLEDEDDNTVYYTRIACKLLDLKTCQCSDYGNRRAVVPDCIQLTPGQADQFKWLPPTCGYRLVSEGQDLPLWHHLVCGDREQVHKQRISQSGRMLSENNVAEDDWEDYLIFRAG
- a CDS encoding RNA methyltransferase; amino-acid sequence: MANKRYSCIGLYNPKSPENVGSVMRAAGCYGVNSVFYTGKRYERARDFVTDTKRIHYDIPLIGIDDLQKIIPLGCTPVAVELVDGARPLPEYTHPDRAIYIFGPEDGSLDQSVRDWCEDTIYIPTTGCMNLAATVNVVLYDRMAKGNNTRSGPKFK
- a CDS encoding spermidine synthase → MKRFVLLDTTPIPENGGALCLFEYGEDFVIKIQGGDGGQLMNTRMHGSEDALAEIPCRKVAGRPGSRVLIGGLGMGFTLASALKHLGKTAEVVVAELVPGVVEWNRGPLGEKSGRPLLDPRTTIRQEDVAKVLQAEPQGFDAIMLDVDNGPEGLTQKANSWLYCAGGLNACARALRPKGVLAVWSASADRQFSEKLRKAGFKAEEVQVFAHGNKGTRHTIWIAEKLKG
- a CDS encoding DUF2892 domain-containing protein, with amino-acid sequence MSDSKHAALIESTPLQSKPEHNVQGWERAGSVAGGVIMVGKGLRRGGLFGMIQVAIGGVALVRGITGHSSAKSLLERGRRDIDNVRARIERAGDELKALKADEDALNKR
- a CDS encoding D-2-hydroxyacid dehydrogenase, yielding MRVLIAEQDYALYAQLLREAVPDLEVLTSGDSAELAALAADCPVWLGQPDLLATLLRQGHQPQWLQSTWAGITPLLAEGVPRHYRLTRAVGIFGQVMAEYVLTYMLGHEREVLPRLVSQVERKWDNRPGRSLAGRKVLIVGAGDIGQSVAEFLQPFGVKLYGVASQARNQAPFIEVAALEDLGRLVGEADYVINLLPNTAATQDLYDAALFARFNPNALFINAGRGVAVVDADLVEALKQGHLAGAVIDVCRQEPLPQRHPFWTAWGLLLTGHSSAPTSPPAMVQLFVDNLRAYQAGQALRGEVDFQRGY
- a CDS encoding YcgL domain-containing protein, producing MKRICSIYKSPRRNEMYLYVLKADGLERVPEGLLPAFGKPQHAFDLVLSPERKLAREDIALVLANLEKQGYHLQMPPAEDEYIEHLPEELLRRNDPV
- a CDS encoding DUF465 domain-containing protein, whose protein sequence is MPVRHNLYEDLKRSKEEIENRRKTDPKLDTLLSKYHTVDAEVLDKESQAAADDELKKLKEKRLLIKDQIAQQLDYPNSRGAAAKF
- a CDS encoding YajD family HNH nuclease — translated: MSSATPPSNTAKLDRILADAQRDREMGYRDKALKMYPHVCGRCAREFSGKRLSELTVHHRDHNHDNNPQDGSNWELLCLYCHDNEHSRYTDQQYYAEGSLSTPKIAKATHNPFAALAGLMKKDD